GATACTCCGGCGAGCATCCCGACCTCGCCGACCAGCTCAACCGCATACAGAAGCGCACCCTCCCCGACGGCTGGGACGAGCTGGTCGAGGAGTTCCCCGCCGACGCCAAGGGGCTGAGCGGCCGCGACGCCAGCGGGAAGGTGCTCAACGCCGTCGCGCAGCGGGTGCCCTGGCTGCTCGGCGGGTCGTCGGACCTGGCGCCGTCGAACAAGAGCCGGCTCACGTTCGACGGCGCGGGCGACTTCGGCCCCGACGACCGGGCCGGGCGCAACCTGCACTTCGGGGTCCGGGAGCACGCGGCCGCGGCGGTCACCAACGGCCTGGCCCTGTCCAAGGTGCGTGCCTACCAGGCCGGCTTCCTCATCTTCTCCGACTTCCAGCGCGGCGCGCTGCGGCTCTCGGCGCTCATGGAGCTGCCGGTCATCCACCTCTACACGCACGACTCCATCGGGGTGGGCGAGGACGGCCCCACCCACCAGCCGGTCGAGCACCTGGCGTCGTTGCGTGCCATGCCCGGCATGATCGACATGCGCCCGGCGGACGCCAACGAGGTGGTCGAGGCGTGGCGCACCATCATGCCGATCCGGCACGAGCCCGTGGCGCTGGTGCTCTCTCGCCAGCCGCTGCCCACGCTGGACCGCACGAGGTACGCCTCCGCCGCGGGAGTGGCCAAGGGCGCCTACGTGCTGGCCGGTGACCCCGGCGCGACGCCGGACGTGATCCTCATCGCCACCGGCTCCGAGGTGAGCCTCGCCGTCGCCGCCCATGAGCAGCTCACCGGCGAGGGCATCGCCTCCCGGGTGGTGTCCATGCCGTCGATGGCCCTGTTCGACCAGCAGTCCCAGGAGTACCGCGAGCAGGTCATCCCACCCGCGGTGACCGCCCGGGTGGTGGTGGAGCAGGGGTCGTCCTTCGGCTGGCACCGCTGGGTGGGCCCGGCCGGGCGGGTCATCGCGATGAGCACGTTCGGCTCGTCCGCACCGCTGAAGGACCTGCAGACCAAGTTCGGGTTCACGCCCGAGGCGGTCACCGCCGCCGCACGCGAGCTGGTGCGCGGGTCGGCCGGCTAGGGCGGCCGCCGCTCACCCGGCGCGAATGATCCCGGTGGGAACCCGCGGTGCCACGATCGCGGTCATGACGAGCGACGGCGCGGGGTGGGTCCGGGAGACCGTGTCGCTGGCCGGCCGGTCCGTCTTCTACCGGCGAAGCCAGGGCGACGTCGGAGGCGTCCCGATCGTCCATGTCCACGGGTTCGGGATCTCCGGCTCGTACCTCATGCCCACGGCCCGGCTGCTGACCGGCCAGGGGGTCAACGTGGTGCCGGACCTGCCCGGGTACGGCCACAGCGAGCGGCCCGAGCGCACGCTGGGAATTCCCGCCCTGGCGGATGCCCTCCTGGCCGTGCTCGACGCCCTCGAGCTCGACAAGGCGGTGCTCCTGGGCAACTCCATGGGCTGTCCCATCGTCCTCCAGGTCGCGCACACGGCGCCCGACCGGGTGCACCGCCTGGTCCTCGTCTCGCCGGCGGGCGGGGTCCAGAACCAGCCACTGTCGCGCGCGCTGGGCCAGCTCGCGGCCGACGTCGTCCGGGAGAGCCCGCGGATGGCCAGCGTCGCGGTGCCGGACTACCTCCGCTTCGGGCCGGTCAACACGCTGCGCCTGTTCGCCCAGCTGACGCGGTTCCCCTCGCTCGCACGGCTCCTGACTGCGCCGGTGCCCTCGCTTGCCGTCCTGGGCTCCCGGGACCCGCTCATGCCGCCACCGCACCGGGTCAAGGCGATCGCGTCCCTGGCGCCGCCGCACGTCAGCGTGGCGCTCATCCAGGGCGCCGCCCACGCCCTCAACTTCAGCCACCCCGGCGAGCTGGCCAACATCATCTCCTCCTGGCTCGCGGGGCGGCCCATCCGGGACGACCCCGACCAGCCGGGCTTCGCGCGTGTGCTGACGATCCCCCGGCTCGTCGCCGCGGGATAGGGCGAGCACGGTGCAGGACGCGCACGGCGCGGCGCCCGGGCCGCCGTCCCGGTCCCGTCTCGGGTGGCGCCTGCTCCGCCGTCGGAGACTGAAGTCGTGGACCGAGCTCCGGCGTCTGGCGCTGAGCCTCCTCCTGTCCTGGCTGGTGCTCTCGGTGACGATCGCGGTCATGCCGGGCGTCGGTGCCACCACGCGGGTGGACGTCCTGGTGGCGGCGCTCCTTCTCGGTGTGCTCTCGGCGGCGTTGCAGCCGGTGGTGACGGCGCTCGCGCTGGTGGTGGGGTGGGCGGGCGTCCTGCTGGCGGGCCTGTTCACCGAGGCGATCCTCTTCTACGCGGCCCTGACCCTGACGCCGGGCATCACCGTCGACGGGTTCTGGAGCGCCTTCTGGGCGTCGTGGGTGTTCTCGCTCCTCGTCACGATCGTCACGTGGCTCGTCACGGCAGGGGACGACACGGCGTTCCTCACCCACATGCTGCGGCAGTCGCGTCACGCCCGGGCCGCAGCCGCCCCGACCATGGTCCCCGGCGTGATCTTCCTCCAGGTCGACGGCCTGTCGGCGCCCCTGCTGCGGTGGTCGATCCGCAGCGGCGACCTGCCGACCATGAGCCGGTGGGTGCGCTCGGGGAGCCACACCGCGGCGCAGTGGCAGGTGCAGCTGCCCTCGACCACGCCGGCGAGCCAGGCGGGCGTCCTGCACGGCCGCAGCGCAGAGATCCCGGCGTTCCGGTGGTACGAGAAGGAGTCCGGCCGGCTGCTGGTCTCCAACCGGCCCCGGGACGCCCTGGTGATCCAGGAGAGGTTGTCGGACGGGCACGGCCTGCTCGCCGACGGCGGGGTCAGCATCTCCAACATCTTCACCGGCGACGCCCCTACTGCCCTGCTCACCATGAGCGCCGTGACTGCGCGCGGAGCGGGCAGGGGCCCGTCGCGCGGCTACGCGACGTTCTTCATCAACCCCTACGGGCTGGCCCGCTCACTGGTGCTGTCGGTAGGGGAGATGCTCAAGGAGCGCCATCAGGGGCGCCGGCAGCGCCGTCGCGGCGTCGAACCGCGGATCGACCGCCGGGGCTCCTACGTGGCGCTGCGCGCGGTGACCAACGTCCTGCTGCGCGACCTGAACGCGGGGCTGATCGTCGAGCAGATGATGGCGGGCACTCCGTCGGTCTACTGCGACTTCACCGACTACGACGAGATCGCCCACCATGCGGGCCCCACCCGGCCCGAGTCGCTGGCCTCGCTGGAGGGACTCGACCACCTCATCGGCGTGCTGCAGACCGCGGCGGAGCAGGCGCCCCGGCCCTATGAGCTCGTCGTGCTGTCCGACCACGGGCAGAGTCAGGGCGCCACCTTCCGGCAGCGCTACGGGCACACCCTGGAGGAGCTGGTGCGAGACCTCGTGGCGGGCCGCGGCACCACGGTCGCCGCCGCCACCGACGTGGCGGAGACGGCCGGGCCCGCGAACACCCTGCTGTCGCAGGTGGGGCAGCAGGGCGGCGCCACGGGAAAGGTGGTGCGCCGGGCCCTGCGGGGGCGTTCCGTGGGCGACGAGGTGCACCTCGAGGGCCGGTCCGCCGACGGCCCGGACCTGCTGGGTCCCGCGACGGGACATTCCGACGCCGACGTCGTCGTCATCGCGTCCGGGAACCTCGCGATGATCTACTTCACCGGCTTCGCCGGGCGCATGACGCAGGAGGAGATCGACACCGCGTACCCGGGACTCGTCCGGTCCCTGGTCGCTCACCCGGGCGTCGGGTTCGTGGTGGTGCGCACGGTGCGACACGGGTTCGTCGTCCTTGGTGACGGCGGGACGCACTACCTCGACGAGGACCGGGTGACGGGACGCGACCCGCTCGGTCCGTTCGGGGAGCGGGCGGCCGCGGAGGTACGACGGCACGCGGGGCTGGCGAATGTCGGCGACCTGGTCGTCAACAGCCCGGTGTACCCGGGGACCGGCGAGGTCGCCGCCTACGAGGAGCTCGTGGGCAACCACGGGGGGCTCGGGGGCTGGCAGACCGAGGGAGTGCTGCTGCACCCGTCCGCGTGGACGGCGGACGGCCCGTTGGTAGGCGCCGACGCCGTGCACCGCCAGCTCGTGCGGTGGCTGAGTGCCCTCGGGCACCGGTCCGCGCTCGCCGAGGCCGTCATGCCTCCGCCGCGCGGCGGGGGCGCAGGTTGATCAGCAGCACCGCGACGAACGGCACGACCACGCCCACCAGCATGGCGAGCACCATGCCGACCGTGTCGGTGGCGACGAACGGCGCGACGACGGCGGGCAGGTAGGCGGTGGCCTCCGTGCCGGTGGCACCCACCACGAGGCCACCGAGCGTGGCGGACCCGAGCGCGACGGCGAACACGCGCTTGTCGGCGAAGAGGAAGGGGTAGGACGCCTCGACGAACGTGCCGAACCCGAAGTTCACCGCCGCGCCGGAGGCCGCGAGCGCCCGCTCGCCCGAGGTGCGCGGGCGCACCACGTTGGCCAGCGTGATGCCCAGGGACACCATGACGAGGCTGACCATGTCGACCGCCCCGAAGAAGCTGTGCCCCTTCTCGCCCATCTCCAGCAGCACCAGCGGCAGGATCGCGGCGTGGTAGACCCCGCCCATGATGGCGGGCCAGATCACCAGTCCCGCCAGCGCCCCGGCCAGCAAGGGGTTGAGCGCGACGAGGTACTCGATGGCGTCCTTGACGCCCTCTCCGAGCGCGTTGGTCAGCGGCGCCAGGGCGAGGAATACCACCAGCCCGGCGGCCAGCCCGGACAGGCCGCCGGCGACGATGTTCGCCGTCGTCACCGGGAACCGGCGGGCGAGGGTCCACCGCAGCAGGTACGCGACCAGCGCACCGGCGAGGATGCCGCCCACGAGCCCACCGATGATCCCGCCCGCGGTCGAGAGCACCCCGGCGACGACGCCCGCGACGAGCCCGACCTCCCCCAGCCCGGACACCCGCCGCGCCGCGACCGCCGCGACGACGACCGGCAGGCCGGCGATGAGCGCGTCGAAGACAGGGGTCAGCGCGTCGAGGCCAGGAATCTTCCCGACGGCGAGGATCAGCGCGAGCGCGATGAAGGCGGGCAGCGAGCCGACCATGATCCCGCGCACGGAGATCCGCCGCCAGGGTGAGCCGGTGGCGTCCTGCGCCTCCGCCGAGCCCAGCACCGGGCGGTAGCGCGTGCCGAAGTACCGGGCGAGGCCGGCGATGTAGGACACCGCACGGGTGGTGCTCGTCGAGCCCGTGGTCCCCGACGCGGCGACCAGGTTCAGTCCCAGCGCCTGGGCTGCGGCGATCGAGCTGCCACCGGTGCCGGCGGCGGGCAGCCCCGCGGCGACCGCGGCCCCGACCGTGGCGGCGTTGACGCCCTTCGGGGCGGCGCTGACGAGGACGAGCGCGTCGACCTCCCCGGCCGCCACGGCCCGGGCGAGCTCGGCGTCGTACGCCGCAGCGGTCGCATTGACCTCCGCGAGGGTCCCGCGGGCGGCGACGGTCACCTCGATGTTGCCGACGCCGACGCCGTCGCCGTCGCCGTCGCGCAGCGTGAGCAGCTGCGCGGGCGTGCTGTCCTTGACGGCGTCCATCGACGCCCCGGCCGCCACCAGCTGCACGGCGCTCACCTTGAACCCGCCGGCCTCGGCCTGACGGAAGATCTCCGCGAGCAGCCGGTGCGGCTCGTCACCGCCGTGGCTGAAGAGGTTCCCGCCGGTGCTGCCGACGACGGCGATGCGCCGCGGCGCGGCCTCGTGTGCGAGGGTGGAAGCCCTGTTCGACGCCGGGGCGACCGCGCCGCGTTCGGGTGCCGCTTCGGGCGTGGTGTGCTCGGGCATGACGACTCCAGGGACGGGGATGGGAGCGCCCGCACGATAGTGCGACACCTGCCGCCGCCTCCGGCCCGTCCAGCGCTGGGATGAACGTCGTCACACCCCGTTGGTCGCCGCGGCCGCGGGTGCGGTCGGGCTCGGTCTGCCGCGCGGGTGTCCGCACGTCGGGCCCTGCCAGGAAGCCGGACATGACGTCGGGTCTGCCGAACAGTCGTCAGGTTTACGTCGACCCTCACGGTCGGGCCCGTCACGGCCGCCGGCGACTACTCGATCGGGCGCCTCCGCGGGCCCCGCCGGCCGCCTACTTCGGCACCGCCGTGGCGAGCCCAGATCGACGCCGCTCTCCCGCGACATCGCTCGCACTCGCACCCGCGTCTGCCCCAAGCGGTGCGCGTGGCCGATGCACCGCCCTCGTGAGAAGAGCGTGACCAGGTAAACCCGACACTGGTTCGGCAAACCGGGCGCCAGGTCGGCTCCGCTGACAGAGCCTCGCAGCGCACATCGGCAAGCGCCCAAACAAGACCCACCGAGCACGCAGGAGTGAGGAGTGGGAGGGCCGCGGTGCCCCCGGTTCCCGACCGTACGGTGGGATTGACGCGCAGCCGCTGCCGCACCCGCAGCCGGTCTTCGATGCCGCCGGGCGCGCGTTCACCACTGCGTGAGAACATCACCCCCACCGGCCTGCCCGCTCCGGCGTCCGCTCGCCCGCATCAAAGAGGACCCACCCCATGTCACCAGCACCGCTGACCGCCGACCCGTTACTGGCGGCGCACCGGGCACCCGCGGTGCGCACACTCGTCGAGGTCTTCGAGGCGACTGCCACGAGCCACCCGACAGCCACCGCCATCGACGACGGCGACGAGGAGCTCAGCTACGCGGCACTCCTTGATGCGGTGCGGGCCCGCGCGGCGAGGCTGACGGCGGCAGGTGTGCGCCGCGGCGACCGCGTCGGGATCCGCGCCACCTCCGGGGCGGTCGACCTGTACCTGTCGATCCTCGCGATCATGTTCGCCGGGGCGGCGTACGTCCCGGTCGACGCGGACGACCCCGACGAGCGGGCGTCCCTGGTGTGGGAGGAGGCAGGCGTCGTCGGCGTCGTGCACGACGACGGCCACCTCACCCGACCCGACGGCACGACCCTCTCCCGCCGTCCGGCGGGTGCCGCGGAGGGCGAGGTCGACGCGGAGGGCGAGGTCGACGCGGACAACCTCCGCGACGCCGTCCGCCCCACCCCGGCCGACGACGCCTGGATCATCTTCACCTCCGGCTCCACCGGCAAGCCCAAGGGCGTGGCCGTCTCGCACCGCAGCGCTGCCGCCTGGGTGGACGCCGAGGCGCGCCTGTTCCTCCAGGAGGACCCGCTCCGCCCCGGCGACCGGGTCCTGGCCGGCCTGTCCGTGGCCTTCGACGCCTCCTGCGAGGAGATGTGGCTGGCCTGGCGGCACGGCGCCACCCTCGTGCCGGCGCCCCGCGCCCTCGTGCGCACCGGCACCGACCTGGGCCCGTGGCTCGTCGAGCGCGAGATCACCGTGGTCTCCACCGTCCCCACCCTCGCGGGCATGTGGCCGGTGGACACCCTCGACGGCGTCCGGCTGCTGATCTTCGGCGGCGAGGCGATCCCGCCCGAGCTGGCCACCCGGCTGTGGCGGCCCGACCGCGAGCTGTGGAACACCTACGGCCCCACCGAGGCCACCGTTATCGCGTGTGCCGCGATCCTCGAACCCGACGAGCCCGTCCGCATCGGGCTGCCCCAGGACGGCTGGAACCTAGCCGTCGTCGACGCCGCGGGCGAGCCGGTGGCCGAGGGTGAGACCGGCGAGCTCATCATCGGCGGGGTCGGGCTGGCCCGGTACCTCGACCCGGACCTCGACGCGAAGAAGTTCGCGCCCATGCCCTCGCTCGGCTGGGAGCGCGCGTACCGCAGCGGCGACCTGGTCCAGCTGGACCGGGCCGGCCTGATCTTCGTCGGCCGGGCCGACGACCAGGTCAAGGTCAACGGCCGCCGCATCGAGCTCGGCGAGGTCGACTCCGCGCTGCTCGCCCTGCCCGGGATCGCGGCCGCGGCCGCCGCGGTGCGGCGCACCCCGGCGGGTACCGCCGTGCTCGTCGGCTACGTGGTGCCCGCCGGCCCCGACGGGCTGGACACCGCCGAGCTGCTCGCCGCGCTGCGCGAGGAGCTGCCCGCGGCGATGATCCCGCTGCTCGCCGTCGTCGAGTCCATCCCCACGCGCACCTCCGGCAAGGTCGACCGTGACGCGCTGCCCTGGCCGCTGCCCGGCGTCGAGGCGGGCGCCGGCGCGTCCTCGCTGACCGGCACGGCCGCGTGGGTCGGTGAACAGTGGGCGGCGGTGATCGGCGTGCACCCCTCCGACGCCGAGGACGACTTCTTCTCCTACGGCGGCTCCTCGCTCACGGCCGCGCAGCTGGTCTCCGCGCTGCGGGTGCGCTACCCGCTGGTGACGGTCGCCGAGGTCTACCGCCACCCCGAGGTCGGCGACCTCGCCGCCCATCTGGAAACGGCCTACCCCGACGCCGCCGCCTCGGACCTCGGCACCGCCCGCACGGTGCGCCCGGTGCCGCTCACGAGCCAGGTGGCCCAGCTGGTCGCCCTCGTCCCGCTGCGCACCCTCGTCGGGCTGCGCTGGCTCACCATCCTCGCCGCGATGAACAACGTCCTCGCCTGGGCGTGGCAGGTGCCGTGGGCCCTGCCGGTCTCGTGGTGGTGGGTGGCCGCCGGCTGGCTGCTCACCGTCAGCCCCCTCGGCCGCATGGGCGTCAGCGCCCTCGGGGCCCGGCTGCTGCTGGCCGGCGTGCGGCCGGGCACTTACCCGCGCGGCGGCGGGGTGCACCTGCGGCTGTGGGCCGCCGAGCGGCTCGCGGAGGGCTTCGGCGCGGTGACGACGGCGAGCGCCCCCTGGGTGGCGCTGTACGCCCGGGCCCTGGGGGTGCAGATGGGCCACGGTGTCGACCTGCACGCCGTCCCGCCGGTCACCGGCCTGCTCACCCTCGGCCGGGAGTGCGCCATCGAGCCCGAGGTCGACCTCGCCGGGCACTGGGTGGACGGGGACCAGGTCCACATCGGCCACATCACGGTGGGTCCGCGTGCGGTGGTCGGCGCGCGCAGCGTGCTCTACCCCGGTGCCCGCGTGGGCGCCGGGACCGACGTGGCCGCCGGCTCCGCCGTCCACGGCCGTACCGGCGAGGAGGAGTACTGGGCCGGCTCGCCCGCCGCCCGCGTCCACCAGGCGCGCCATCCCTGGCCGCCGCACCGGCCCCCGGAGCGGCGCGCGTGGCAGCTGGTCTACGGGCTGTCCGGGGCCGTGCTGGCGGTGCTGCCGGTGCTGGCCGTCGCCGCCGGTTTGTGGGTGGTCGGCCTGGCGGTGCGCGACACACCGAGCTTGGGGGCCGCCGTCGGGCCGGCGCTCGCCGCCGGCGTGGCCGGCACGGCACTGGCGTACGTGCTCTACGCGGCCGCGATCGTGATCGCCGTGCGGCTGCTCGGCATCGACCTGACCGAGGGTTTCCACCCGGTCCGCTCGCGGGTGGGCTGGCAGGCCTGGTGCACCGAGCGGCTCATGGACTCCGCCCGCACTGTCCTCTTCCCGCTGTACTCCTCGGTCATCACCCCGGCGTGGCTACGGCTGCTCGGCGCGCAGGTGGGCGAGGACGTCGAGGCCTCCACGGTCATCGGGATCCCGAGCATGATGCGGGTGAAGTCCGGCGCGTTCTTGGCCGACGACACCATGGTCGCCCCCTACGAGCTCGGCGGCGGCTGGGTGCGGGTGGCCCCCGCCAAGGTCGGTCGCCGCGCCTTCCTGGGCAACTCCGGGATGACGGCGCCCGGGCGCACCGTGCCCAAGAACGGCCTGGTCGCCGTCCTGTCCGCCACGCCGGCGAAGACCCGGGCCGGCTCGAGCTACATCGGCAGCCCGCCCGTGCTGCTCCCCCGCGCCGCCACCCTCGACGACGGCGAACGCACCTTCGCCCCGCCTGCCCGGTTGCGCCGCGCGCGGGCGCTGGTGGAGCTGGGCCGCGTGGTCCCCGCGCTGCTGGTGGGTCTGCTCGGGCTCGGGGTGGTGCTGACCCTGCAGGCGGTCGTCCTGGTCGGGGGTTGGGGTCTGGCCGCGGTGCTCGGTGGCGTGGTGCTGCTGGGAGCGGGCGTCGTCGCCGCCGTCCTCACGATCCTGGCCAAGCGTGTGCTCGTGGGCCGGGTCCGGGC
This window of the Georgenia yuyongxinii genome carries:
- the tkt gene encoding transketolase, producing MAARTDEATERDTWRSVNTLRTLAMDAVQAANSGHPGTAMALAPVAYTLWQKFLRFDPELPIWANRDRFVLSVGHASALLYGLLHLSGVKAVNADYESVGEPAVTLDDIKAFRKLDSKTPGHPEYRWTSGVEATTGPLGTGIATSVGMAMAEQWLAATYNRLGYDLFDYDVYALCGDGDLMEGVGAEAASLAGHQRLGNLCWLYDSNDITIEGSTELAFTEDVATRFTGLGWAVEHVADANDLGALERALEAFRARTDRPTLIIVRTVIGFGAPNKQGTASAHGEPLGVDEVRAAKASYGWPEDAQFLVPDEVYADFEQGVRARGARLRREWEALFGRYSGEHPDLADQLNRIQKRTLPDGWDELVEEFPADAKGLSGRDASGKVLNAVAQRVPWLLGGSSDLAPSNKSRLTFDGAGDFGPDDRAGRNLHFGVREHAAAAVTNGLALSKVRAYQAGFLIFSDFQRGALRLSALMELPVIHLYTHDSIGVGEDGPTHQPVEHLASLRAMPGMIDMRPADANEVVEAWRTIMPIRHEPVALVLSRQPLPTLDRTRYASAAGVAKGAYVLAGDPGATPDVILIATGSEVSLAVAAHEQLTGEGIASRVVSMPSMALFDQQSQEYREQVIPPAVTARVVVEQGSSFGWHRWVGPAGRVIAMSTFGSSAPLKDLQTKFGFTPEAVTAAARELVRGSAG
- a CDS encoding alpha/beta fold hydrolase, with amino-acid sequence MTSDGAGWVRETVSLAGRSVFYRRSQGDVGGVPIVHVHGFGISGSYLMPTARLLTGQGVNVVPDLPGYGHSERPERTLGIPALADALLAVLDALELDKAVLLGNSMGCPIVLQVAHTAPDRVHRLVLVSPAGGVQNQPLSRALGQLAADVVRESPRMASVAVPDYLRFGPVNTLRLFAQLTRFPSLARLLTAPVPSLAVLGSRDPLMPPPHRVKAIASLAPPHVSVALIQGAAHALNFSHPGELANIISSWLAGRPIRDDPDQPGFARVLTIPRLVAAG
- a CDS encoding phage holin family protein gives rise to the protein MQDAHGAAPGPPSRSRLGWRLLRRRRLKSWTELRRLALSLLLSWLVLSVTIAVMPGVGATTRVDVLVAALLLGVLSAALQPVVTALALVVGWAGVLLAGLFTEAILFYAALTLTPGITVDGFWSAFWASWVFSLLVTIVTWLVTAGDDTAFLTHMLRQSRHARAAAAPTMVPGVIFLQVDGLSAPLLRWSIRSGDLPTMSRWVRSGSHTAAQWQVQLPSTTPASQAGVLHGRSAEIPAFRWYEKESGRLLVSNRPRDALVIQERLSDGHGLLADGGVSISNIFTGDAPTALLTMSAVTARGAGRGPSRGYATFFINPYGLARSLVLSVGEMLKERHQGRRQRRRGVEPRIDRRGSYVALRAVTNVLLRDLNAGLIVEQMMAGTPSVYCDFTDYDEIAHHAGPTRPESLASLEGLDHLIGVLQTAAEQAPRPYELVVLSDHGQSQGATFRQRYGHTLEELVRDLVAGRGTTVAAATDVAETAGPANTLLSQVGQQGGATGKVVRRALRGRSVGDEVHLEGRSADGPDLLGPATGHSDADVVVIASGNLAMIYFTGFAGRMTQEEIDTAYPGLVRSLVAHPGVGFVVVRTVRHGFVVLGDGGTHYLDEDRVTGRDPLGPFGERAAAEVRRHAGLANVGDLVVNSPVYPGTGEVAAYEELVGNHGGLGGWQTEGVLLHPSAWTADGPLVGADAVHRQLVRWLSALGHRSALAEAVMPPPRGGGAG
- a CDS encoding Pls/PosA family non-ribosomal peptide synthetase yields the protein MSPAPLTADPLLAAHRAPAVRTLVEVFEATATSHPTATAIDDGDEELSYAALLDAVRARAARLTAAGVRRGDRVGIRATSGAVDLYLSILAIMFAGAAYVPVDADDPDERASLVWEEAGVVGVVHDDGHLTRPDGTTLSRRPAGAAEGEVDAEGEVDADNLRDAVRPTPADDAWIIFTSGSTGKPKGVAVSHRSAAAWVDAEARLFLQEDPLRPGDRVLAGLSVAFDASCEEMWLAWRHGATLVPAPRALVRTGTDLGPWLVEREITVVSTVPTLAGMWPVDTLDGVRLLIFGGEAIPPELATRLWRPDRELWNTYGPTEATVIACAAILEPDEPVRIGLPQDGWNLAVVDAAGEPVAEGETGELIIGGVGLARYLDPDLDAKKFAPMPSLGWERAYRSGDLVQLDRAGLIFVGRADDQVKVNGRRIELGEVDSALLALPGIAAAAAAVRRTPAGTAVLVGYVVPAGPDGLDTAELLAALREELPAAMIPLLAVVESIPTRTSGKVDRDALPWPLPGVEAGAGASSLTGTAAWVGEQWAAVIGVHPSDAEDDFFSYGGSSLTAAQLVSALRVRYPLVTVAEVYRHPEVGDLAAHLETAYPDAAASDLGTARTVRPVPLTSQVAQLVALVPLRTLVGLRWLTILAAMNNVLAWAWQVPWALPVSWWWVAAGWLLTVSPLGRMGVSALGARLLLAGVRPGTYPRGGGVHLRLWAAERLAEGFGAVTTASAPWVALYARALGVQMGHGVDLHAVPPVTGLLTLGRECAIEPEVDLAGHWVDGDQVHIGHITVGPRAVVGARSVLYPGARVGAGTDVAAGSAVHGRTGEEEYWAGSPAARVHQARHPWPPHRPPERRAWQLVYGLSGAVLAVLPVLAVAAGLWVVGLAVRDTPSLGAAVGPALAAGVAGTALAYVLYAAAIVIAVRLLGIDLTEGFHPVRSRVGWQAWCTERLMDSARTVLFPLYSSVITPAWLRLLGAQVGEDVEASTVIGIPSMMRVKSGAFLADDTMVAPYELGGGWVRVAPAKVGRRAFLGNSGMTAPGRTVPKNGLVAVLSATPAKTRAGSSYIGSPPVLLPRAATLDDGERTFAPPARLRRARALVELGRVVPALLVGLLGLGVVLTLQAVVLVGGWGLAAVLGGVVLLGAGVVAAVLTILAKRVLVGRVRAGEHPLWSSFVWRGEVADTFTEMLAAPFFADAAAGTVALVWWLRGMGARIGKGVWSQTYWLPEADLVRLGAGATVGPGCVVQTHLFHDRIMSLDVVTLGDGATLGSHGVILPAATLGEGSCVGPASLVMRGEGVPAGTRWVGNPIAPWQDAGHTGAADDGGADDGGADVQGGADVA